A region of Rhodamnia argentea isolate NSW1041297 chromosome 9, ASM2092103v1, whole genome shotgun sequence DNA encodes the following proteins:
- the LOC115728776 gene encoding phenylalanine--tRNA ligase alpha subunit, cytoplasmic isoform X1 encodes MAEEAILGFLESHAEIADSGEFAAQHGIDHNEVVNVIKSLHGFRYIDAQDIKRETWVLTEEGKTYAEAGSPEVQLFLAVPPEGISREELQKRLDPSVFKIGTAQAGKNKWVEMGKQISRKVQHVDDKVKDMLTRIKDGQCIDADNIKALKARKLITPQTWKGYSVKRGPNYAPKRKKAATDLTRENIQRGDWRELEFKEYNFSAKGPPAEGGHIHPLLKVRQQLKNIFLYMGFEEMPTNNFVESSFWNFDALFQPQQHPARDSHDTFFLKVPSTTRELPEDYVERVKRVHESGGYQSRGYGYEWKRDEANKNLLRTHTTAVSTRMLYLLAQKKPFEPKKYFSIDRVFRNEAVDRTHLAEFHQIEGLVCDRGLTLGDLIGVLHDFFSRIGMSKLRFKPAYNPYTEPSMEIFSYHEGLGKWVEIGNSGMFRPEMLLPMGLPEDVRVIAWGLSLERPTMILYGIDNIRDLFGHKVDLGLIKKNPICRLGIN; translated from the exons ATGGCCGAAGAAGCAATCCTAGGGTTCTTGGAGAGCCACGCGGAGATCGCCGATTCCGGCGAGTTCGCGGCGCAGCATGGGATCGACCACAACGAGGTGGTCAACGTCATCAAGAGCCTCCACGGCTTCAGATACATCGACGCTCAG GACATTAAGAGGGAAACGTGGGTGCTTACAGAGGAAGGAAAGACATATGCCGAGGCCGGATCACCAGAGGTGCAGCTGTTTTTGGCTGTACCACCAGAGGGTATCTCTCGTGAAGAACTTCAG AAAAGGCTTGACCCCTCAGTTTTCAAAATAGGTACTGCACAAGCAGGGAAGAATAAATGGGTCGAGATGGGAAAACAAATATCTAGAAAG GTTCAACACGTCGATGACAAAGTCAAAGATATGCTTACACGGATAAAAGATGGACAG TGTATTGATGCAGACAACATAAAAGCTCTCAAAGCTAGAAAGCTTATTACTCCGCA GACATGGAAGGGTTACTCAGTGAAGAGAGGTCCTAATTATGCCCCTAAAAGGAAGAAGGCTGCTACAGATTTGACTCGGGAAAATATCCAGAG GGGTGACTGGAGGGAGTTAGAGTTCAAAGAGTATAACTTCAGCGCCAAGGGTCCACCTGCCGAAGGTGGCCATATTCATCCACTTCTCAAG GTGAGGCAGCAGTTGAAGAATATATTTCTTTATATGGG TTTTGAGGAAATGCCCACAAACAACTTTGTGGAAAGCAG TTTCTGGAACTTTGATGCTCTGTTCCAGCCTCAGCAACACCCTGCTCGTGATTCACATGATACTTTCTTTCTGAAAG TTCCTTCCACCACAAGAGAACTTCCTGAAGATTATGTTGAACGTGTGAAGAGAGTTCATGAATCGGGTGGTTACCAGTCTCGAGG ATATGGATATGAGTGGAAAAGAGATGAAGCAAATAAGAACCTTTTACGAACTCACACGACTGCCGTTTCCACGCGGATGCTTTACTTGTTGGCACAG AAGAAACCCTTTGAACCAAAGAAGTACTTCTCAATTGATCGTGTTTTCAGAAATGAAGCGGTAGATCGAACGCATCTTGCAGAGTTCCACCAGATTGAAG GTCTTGTATGTGATCGAGGACTTACTCTTGGAGACTTGATTGGAGTCCTGCATGATTTTTTCTCTCGTATAG GCATGTCGAAGCTCCGTTTCAAGCCTGCTTACAATCCATATACCGAACCTAGCATGGAGATTTTCAG TTACCATGAAGGCCTTGGGAAATGGGTGGAGATAGGGAACTCTGGCATGTTCAGACCTGAAATGTTGCTTCCAATGGGACTTCCTGAGGATGTTCGCGTTATTGCCTGGGGACTCTCCCTTGAAAG ACCCACAATGATACTTTATGGGATAGATAACATCCGGGATCTGTTTGGACACAAG GTTGATCTCGGTCTTATTAAAAAGAACCCAATATGCCGTCTTGGAATTAACTAA
- the LOC115728776 gene encoding phenylalanine--tRNA ligase alpha subunit, cytoplasmic isoform X2 has protein sequence MAEEAILGFLESHAEIADSGEFAAQHGIDHNEVVNVIKSLHGFRYIDAQDIKRETWVLTEEGKTYAEAGSPEVQLFLAVPPEGISREELQKRLDPSVFKIGTAQAGKNKWVEMGKQISRKVQHVDDKVKDMLTRIKDGQCIDADNIKALKARKLITPQTWKGYSVKRGPNYAPKRKKAATDLTRENIQRGDWRELEFKEYNFSAKGPPAEGGHIHPLLKVRQQLKNIFLYMGFEEMPTNNFVESSFWNFDALFQPQQHPARDSHDTFFLKVPSTTRELPEDYVERVKRVHESGGYQSRGYGYEWKRDEANKNLLRTHTTAVSTRMLYLLAQKPFEPKKYFSIDRVFRNEAVDRTHLAEFHQIEGLVCDRGLTLGDLIGVLHDFFSRIGMSKLRFKPAYNPYTEPSMEIFSYHEGLGKWVEIGNSGMFRPEMLLPMGLPEDVRVIAWGLSLERPTMILYGIDNIRDLFGHKVDLGLIKKNPICRLGIN, from the exons ATGGCCGAAGAAGCAATCCTAGGGTTCTTGGAGAGCCACGCGGAGATCGCCGATTCCGGCGAGTTCGCGGCGCAGCATGGGATCGACCACAACGAGGTGGTCAACGTCATCAAGAGCCTCCACGGCTTCAGATACATCGACGCTCAG GACATTAAGAGGGAAACGTGGGTGCTTACAGAGGAAGGAAAGACATATGCCGAGGCCGGATCACCAGAGGTGCAGCTGTTTTTGGCTGTACCACCAGAGGGTATCTCTCGTGAAGAACTTCAG AAAAGGCTTGACCCCTCAGTTTTCAAAATAGGTACTGCACAAGCAGGGAAGAATAAATGGGTCGAGATGGGAAAACAAATATCTAGAAAG GTTCAACACGTCGATGACAAAGTCAAAGATATGCTTACACGGATAAAAGATGGACAG TGTATTGATGCAGACAACATAAAAGCTCTCAAAGCTAGAAAGCTTATTACTCCGCA GACATGGAAGGGTTACTCAGTGAAGAGAGGTCCTAATTATGCCCCTAAAAGGAAGAAGGCTGCTACAGATTTGACTCGGGAAAATATCCAGAG GGGTGACTGGAGGGAGTTAGAGTTCAAAGAGTATAACTTCAGCGCCAAGGGTCCACCTGCCGAAGGTGGCCATATTCATCCACTTCTCAAG GTGAGGCAGCAGTTGAAGAATATATTTCTTTATATGGG TTTTGAGGAAATGCCCACAAACAACTTTGTGGAAAGCAG TTTCTGGAACTTTGATGCTCTGTTCCAGCCTCAGCAACACCCTGCTCGTGATTCACATGATACTTTCTTTCTGAAAG TTCCTTCCACCACAAGAGAACTTCCTGAAGATTATGTTGAACGTGTGAAGAGAGTTCATGAATCGGGTGGTTACCAGTCTCGAGG ATATGGATATGAGTGGAAAAGAGATGAAGCAAATAAGAACCTTTTACGAACTCACACGACTGCCGTTTCCACGCGGATGCTTTACTTGTTGGCACAG AAACCCTTTGAACCAAAGAAGTACTTCTCAATTGATCGTGTTTTCAGAAATGAAGCGGTAGATCGAACGCATCTTGCAGAGTTCCACCAGATTGAAG GTCTTGTATGTGATCGAGGACTTACTCTTGGAGACTTGATTGGAGTCCTGCATGATTTTTTCTCTCGTATAG GCATGTCGAAGCTCCGTTTCAAGCCTGCTTACAATCCATATACCGAACCTAGCATGGAGATTTTCAG TTACCATGAAGGCCTTGGGAAATGGGTGGAGATAGGGAACTCTGGCATGTTCAGACCTGAAATGTTGCTTCCAATGGGACTTCCTGAGGATGTTCGCGTTATTGCCTGGGGACTCTCCCTTGAAAG ACCCACAATGATACTTTATGGGATAGATAACATCCGGGATCTGTTTGGACACAAG GTTGATCTCGGTCTTATTAAAAAGAACCCAATATGCCGTCTTGGAATTAACTAA